The following proteins are encoded in a genomic region of Actinomadura sp. NAK00032:
- a CDS encoding ferric reductase-like transmembrane domain-containing protein → MTVTRPDIPRPVTRPPRPAWRVPSSWPQVLIYAGAVLVLALWWRSTGSVAGLDGWLTEAGRVTGLLAGYGCAVLLALMARVPALERGVGTDRLARWHAMGGRYTVWLVMAHVLLIIWGYAVTSRTDVVHQTVTVVLDYPEMLKGTAGFVLLLGVGVTSARAARRRLRYEIWHYLHFATYLAIFLAFSHQLANGAQFVGSAWARAAWYTLYIGVAVLLVWFRFLTPVIGGVRHGLRVAAVRAEAPGVVSVYMTGRDLTRLHAEPGQFFRWRFLAPGLWWAANPYSLSEPPRGHRLRITVKQTGDHSRALARLRPGTRVWAEGPYGGFTGTRPRHDRALLLAGGVGVTPLRTLFETLPGDVTLVYLARRPEDLVLRRELDAVAAARGARVHYFVDEPSEYSLPLTGRALRSVVPDVRHRDVYLCGPPGMTNAALRALRQAGVRRRHIRTESFEF, encoded by the coding sequence ATGACCGTGACCAGACCCGACATCCCGCGGCCCGTCACCCGGCCGCCGCGTCCGGCGTGGCGCGTGCCGTCCTCGTGGCCGCAGGTCCTGATCTACGCGGGCGCCGTGCTCGTGCTGGCGCTGTGGTGGCGTAGCACCGGCTCGGTCGCCGGACTGGACGGCTGGCTGACCGAGGCTGGGCGTGTCACCGGACTCCTCGCGGGCTACGGATGCGCCGTCCTGCTCGCCCTGATGGCGCGGGTGCCGGCGTTGGAACGGGGCGTCGGTACCGACCGGCTGGCGCGCTGGCACGCGATGGGCGGCCGGTACACCGTCTGGCTCGTCATGGCGCACGTCCTGCTGATCATCTGGGGGTACGCGGTGACGTCCCGCACGGACGTCGTCCACCAGACGGTGACCGTGGTGCTCGACTATCCCGAGATGCTCAAGGGAACGGCAGGGTTCGTCCTGCTGCTGGGGGTGGGGGTCACCTCCGCGCGGGCGGCGCGGCGCAGGCTGCGGTACGAGATCTGGCACTACCTGCATTTCGCGACCTACCTGGCGATCTTCCTGGCCTTCTCGCACCAGCTCGCCAACGGCGCCCAGTTCGTCGGCAGCGCCTGGGCGCGGGCCGCCTGGTACACGCTGTACATCGGGGTCGCCGTGCTCCTCGTGTGGTTCCGCTTCCTCACACCGGTCATCGGCGGTGTCCGGCACGGGCTGCGGGTCGCCGCCGTCCGCGCCGAGGCTCCCGGGGTCGTCTCCGTCTACATGACCGGACGCGACCTGACCAGACTGCACGCCGAGCCGGGGCAGTTCTTCCGCTGGCGGTTCCTCGCACCCGGCCTGTGGTGGGCGGCCAATCCCTACTCACTGTCGGAACCGCCGCGCGGGCACCGGCTCCGCATCACGGTCAAGCAGACCGGGGACCACAGCCGCGCCCTCGCCCGGCTCCGCCCCGGGACGCGGGTCTGGGCGGAGGGCCCCTACGGCGGCTTCACCGGCACGCGACCCCGCCACGACCGGGCGCTGCTGCTCGCCGGCGGCGTCGGCGTCACCCCGTTGCGGACCCTTTTCGAGACGCTCCCCGGTGATGTCACCCTCGTCTACCTCGCCCGCCGCCCGGAGGATCTGGTCCTGCGGCGCGAGCTCGACGCGGTCGCCGCCGCGCGGGGCGCGCGCGTGCACTACTTCGTGGACGAGCCGTCCGAGTACTCGCTCCCGCTGACCGGGCGGGCACTGCGGTCGGTCGTCCCCGACGTGCGGCACCGGGACGTCTACCTGTGCGGGCCGCCCGGCATGACCAACGCCGCGCTGCGGGCCCTCCGCCAGGCCGGCGTGCGGCGCCGCCACATCCGCACCGAGTCGTTCGAATTCTGA
- a CDS encoding oxidoreductase: MGRPTLAVWKFASCDGCQLTLLDCEDELLTLTGRIKIAYFLEATAAAGDGPYDVSLVEGSITTPTDLDRIQHVRAVSGKLITIGACATAGGIQALRDFADVEEFTSVVYARPEYIATLARSTPISAHVPVDFELRGCPIDRRQLVEVLAAHLTGRTPDVPGHSVCFECKSRGSVCVMVARGTPCLGPITHAGCGAICPAYGRGCYGCFGPSPAWSGTRPNTRGLLPWLDMTEDETHRVLSTFNVSAFREEQRPEGAGDDAPQ; the protein is encoded by the coding sequence ATGGGACGACCGACCCTGGCCGTTTGGAAGTTCGCCTCCTGCGACGGCTGCCAGCTGACCCTTCTGGACTGCGAGGACGAACTCCTCACCCTCACCGGACGGATCAAGATCGCGTACTTTCTGGAGGCGACCGCCGCCGCCGGGGACGGCCCGTACGATGTCTCCCTGGTCGAAGGATCGATCACGACGCCGACCGACCTCGACCGCATCCAGCACGTCCGGGCGGTATCGGGCAAGCTGATCACGATCGGGGCGTGTGCAACCGCCGGAGGCATCCAGGCACTGCGTGACTTCGCGGACGTCGAGGAGTTCACCTCCGTGGTCTACGCTCGCCCGGAGTACATCGCCACGCTCGCGCGGTCCACGCCCATCTCAGCGCATGTACCGGTGGACTTCGAACTGCGGGGGTGCCCGATCGACCGGCGCCAACTCGTGGAGGTGCTGGCGGCTCACCTGACCGGCCGTACACCCGACGTACCCGGGCACAGCGTCTGCTTCGAATGCAAGAGCCGCGGGAGCGTCTGCGTCATGGTCGCGCGCGGCACCCCGTGCCTGGGGCCCATCACCCACGCGGGGTGCGGCGCGATCTGCCCGGCGTACGGCCGAGGCTGCTACGGCTGCTTCGGCCCCTCCCCCGCCTGGAGCGGCACTCGGCCCAACACCCGCGGGCTGCTGCCGTGGCTCGACATGACCGAGGACGAGACGCACCGAGTGCTGTCCACCTTCAACGTCTCGGCGTTCCGCGAGGAGCAGCGACCCGAAGGGGCGGGGGATGACGCACCGCAATGA
- a CDS encoding universal stress protein, translated as MSAPIVVGTDGSGVAERAVAWAAADAVRRHRPLHIVHAARIWPYQVRRFALPDESERVSHAGRAVLREAEEHVRTRWPGLRVTTALVVNTPPDALRDESEKALELVVGRRGHGGFAGLLLGSVSRRVAGHSAVPVVVVRGEAGPDHGEVAVGCDIEEEANDVLEYAFDAAAVRGARLRVVHAWQIAASLAESGYAVDEEQMNDERRAGIIAAYAPLRERHPLVEVVNDVLIGHPVSILCKVSRAADLLVVGASRHRSGVPGLGSVGHGVIHHAECPVAVIGRSR; from the coding sequence ATGTCGGCACCGATCGTCGTGGGGACGGATGGGTCCGGCGTCGCGGAGCGCGCCGTCGCTTGGGCGGCCGCCGATGCGGTGCGGCGCCACCGGCCGCTGCACATCGTGCACGCGGCGAGAATCTGGCCGTATCAGGTTCGGCGGTTCGCCCTGCCCGATGAGTCGGAGCGCGTGTCACATGCGGGTCGCGCCGTCCTGCGTGAGGCTGAGGAACACGTGCGGACGCGCTGGCCCGGGCTGCGAGTGACGACAGCGCTTGTGGTCAACACGCCGCCGGACGCGCTGCGGGACGAGTCGGAGAAGGCTTTGGAACTGGTCGTCGGCCGGCGCGGCCATGGCGGCTTCGCTGGTCTCCTGCTTGGTTCCGTAAGCCGTCGTGTGGCCGGGCACTCGGCCGTTCCGGTCGTGGTGGTACGGGGGGAGGCAGGCCCCGACCACGGGGAGGTCGCGGTGGGATGCGACATCGAGGAGGAGGCGAACGATGTGCTGGAGTACGCCTTCGATGCCGCGGCCGTCCGCGGGGCGCGGCTGCGCGTGGTGCACGCCTGGCAGATCGCAGCGAGCCTTGCCGAGTCAGGTTATGCCGTTGACGAAGAGCAGATGAACGACGAGCGGCGTGCCGGGATAATCGCAGCCTACGCCCCGCTGCGCGAGCGCCATCCGCTGGTCGAGGTGGTGAACGATGTGCTGATCGGGCATCCGGTGTCCATTCTGTGCAAGGTGTCCCGGGCGGCCGATCTCCTCGTCGTCGGTGCGAGCCGTCACCGATCGGGCGTGCCCGGGCTCGGCTCCGTCGGCCACGGCGTGATCCATCACGCGGAGTGTCCGGTCGCGGTGATCGGCCGGTCCCGTTAG
- a CDS encoding FMN-binding protein, translating into MRRATIATGTTIAGVVLLLSLKPHHQAVSVARPPAPEPPAPGGHAATATNATYRGQSVDTRYGPVQVEITMSKGRLTAVRVLRAPSANGRDREIAAMALPRLTREAVAAGGAHIDAVSGATYTSEGYITSLQSALDRAHA; encoded by the coding sequence ATGCGCCGAGCCACGATCGCCACCGGGACGACCATCGCGGGCGTCGTCCTGCTGCTGTCGCTGAAACCGCACCACCAGGCGGTCTCAGTGGCGCGCCCGCCCGCCCCGGAACCGCCCGCGCCCGGCGGACACGCTGCAACGGCAACCAACGCGACCTACCGGGGGCAGAGCGTCGACACCCGGTACGGACCCGTCCAGGTAGAGATCACGATGTCGAAGGGCCGCCTCACCGCCGTCCGGGTGCTGCGCGCCCCCTCGGCGAACGGCCGCGACCGGGAGATCGCCGCCATGGCCCTCCCCCGGCTCACCCGGGAGGCGGTCGCGGCCGGCGGCGCCCACATCGACGCGGTCTCAGGAGCGACCTACACCAGTGAGGGGTACATCACGTCCCTGCAGAGCGCCTTGGACCGTGCCCATGCCTGA
- a CDS encoding FAD/NAD(P)-binding protein has translation MTPATAHGPMAPVPYRVTDRHAETADTVTLALEPVEAAVPEPVPGQFTMMYVFGIGEAPISVSRVGPFRAVRGSRPARGRGPVLEQTVRAVGAVTRAVCGTRPGRVVGLRGPFGTGWGLDEARGCDLVLAAGGIGLAPLRPVVLRALSDRSAFGRISVLIGARTPDDLLFTSELDTWRAKGAQVEVTVDRPTPGWAGHVGLITALAGSVEVDPARAAAFICGPEVMMRLTAEALIGLGMCPADIRLSLERNMHCGLGWCGHCQLGPLLLCRDGPVLPYERAVPLMTVREL, from the coding sequence ATGACTCCGGCCACGGCGCACGGCCCCATGGCGCCCGTCCCGTACCGGGTGACGGACCGGCACGCGGAGACGGCCGACACGGTCACGTTGGCGCTGGAGCCCGTTGAGGCGGCCGTCCCAGAGCCAGTTCCCGGCCAGTTCACCATGATGTACGTCTTCGGTATCGGTGAGGCGCCGATCTCGGTCAGCCGCGTCGGGCCGTTCCGGGCAGTACGGGGTTCCCGACCCGCACGCGGAAGAGGGCCGGTACTGGAGCAGACCGTCCGCGCCGTCGGCGCCGTGACCCGGGCCGTATGCGGGACGCGGCCGGGGAGGGTCGTCGGGCTGCGGGGGCCGTTCGGCACCGGCTGGGGCCTGGACGAGGCACGGGGATGCGATCTGGTGCTCGCCGCCGGCGGGATCGGGCTGGCCCCGCTGCGGCCAGTGGTGCTGCGCGCCCTGTCCGACCGGAGTGCCTTCGGCCGGATTTCAGTCCTGATCGGTGCGCGCACCCCGGATGACCTGTTGTTCACCAGTGAGCTCGACACGTGGCGGGCGAAAGGCGCCCAGGTCGAGGTCACGGTTGACCGGCCGACTCCCGGGTGGGCCGGTCACGTCGGACTGATCACGGCGCTGGCGGGGTCAGTTGAGGTCGACCCGGCCCGCGCCGCGGCGTTCATCTGCGGACCGGAAGTGATGATGCGCCTCACCGCCGAGGCGCTCATCGGGCTCGGGATGTGCCCTGCCGACATCCGGCTGTCCTTGGAGCGCAATATGCACTGCGGGCTCGGATGGTGCGGGCACTGCCAGCTCGGGCCGCTGCTGCTCTGCCGCGACGGGCCCGTCCTGCCGTACGAGCGCGCGGTGCCGCTCATGACCGTCAGGGAGCTGTAG
- a CDS encoding FAD:protein FMN transferase, whose protein sequence is MPEAIRHVEHVMGTAVTFDIRTDFTPIVAKALEEAIAWLHHVDHVFSPYKPESQMSRLAEGRLTVGECDPDVADVLHHCHVLEQLTGGAFTCRPGGRLDPSGLVKGWAVERASTILYEAGALDHCVNGGGDIQTRGEARPGRPWRVGITDPHHRDRLVAAVAGHDLAVATSGTAERGPHIIDPRTGHPAADLASITLVGRHLSDVDALATAAFAMGGAARTWTDAHPDIEALVVASDGSTWCTSGFEDVALAVVPPDRPM, encoded by the coding sequence ATGCCTGAAGCGATCCGCCACGTCGAGCACGTGATGGGGACGGCGGTCACCTTCGACATCCGCACGGACTTCACCCCCATCGTCGCCAAGGCGCTTGAAGAGGCCATCGCGTGGCTGCATCATGTCGACCACGTGTTCTCCCCGTACAAACCCGAGAGCCAGATGTCTCGCCTGGCGGAAGGCCGCCTCACGGTCGGCGAATGTGATCCCGACGTCGCCGATGTCCTGCACCACTGCCACGTGCTGGAGCAGCTCACTGGAGGAGCGTTCACCTGCCGACCCGGTGGACGGCTCGACCCCAGCGGCCTGGTCAAAGGTTGGGCGGTCGAGCGGGCGTCCACGATCCTGTACGAGGCCGGCGCGCTCGACCACTGTGTGAACGGGGGCGGCGACATCCAGACACGCGGGGAGGCCCGCCCAGGACGCCCGTGGCGGGTCGGCATCACCGACCCCCACCACCGCGACCGGCTCGTCGCCGCCGTGGCCGGACACGACCTCGCGGTCGCCACCTCCGGCACCGCCGAACGCGGCCCCCACATCATCGACCCCCGCACCGGACATCCCGCCGCGGACCTAGCCTCGATCACCCTGGTCGGACGCCACCTGAGCGACGTCGACGCCCTCGCCACCGCCGCCTTCGCCATGGGAGGCGCCGCACGCACCTGGACGGACGCGCATCCCGACATCGAAGCACTGGTCGTGGCCTCCGACGGCTCCACCTGGTGCACATCCGGCTTCGAAGACGTCGCCCTGGCCGTCGTCCCGCCAGACCGGCCGATGTAG
- a CDS encoding cyclic nucleotide-binding domain-containing protein: MEETNSVTAGALAEERFFAGMPEPHRAALAAIAVVVAAPAGHRFFEEGDQAQRFWLLRSGKVALDLQVPGRGAVVVETLPASSMLGWSWLFPPHRWRFGAVAAAPVTAFRFDGRGVRELCAADLRLGHDLLLRFGAVMLDRLEATRVRMLDLYAHPEELR; encoded by the coding sequence TTGGAGGAGACGAACTCCGTCACGGCCGGTGCTCTGGCCGAGGAACGCTTCTTCGCCGGGATGCCCGAGCCGCACCGCGCCGCATTGGCGGCCATCGCCGTCGTCGTCGCGGCCCCGGCCGGGCACCGCTTCTTCGAGGAGGGTGATCAGGCCCAGCGGTTCTGGCTGCTCCGCTCCGGCAAGGTCGCGCTGGATCTGCAGGTGCCCGGCCGCGGTGCGGTGGTGGTGGAGACCCTGCCGGCCTCGTCGATGCTGGGTTGGTCGTGGCTGTTTCCGCCGCACCGCTGGAGATTCGGCGCGGTCGCCGCGGCGCCGGTGACGGCTTTCCGGTTCGACGGGCGGGGGGTACGGGAACTCTGCGCCGCCGACCTCCGTCTCGGCCACGACCTCCTCCTGCGCTTCGGGGCCGTGATGCTGGACCGGCTCGAAGCGACCAGGGTCAGGATGCTGGACCTGTACGCGCACCCGGAGGAGCTTCGATGA